In a single window of the Renibacterium salmoninarum ATCC 33209 genome:
- a CDS encoding MraY family glycosyltransferase — protein sequence MLWLTIILCAVVALVASLLFPFVFKPWLQRLAVVDMPSERSSHSVPTIRGMGISVLAAVSLALLVSLFTPLSANHKAIILTILIVVLAASIVGWAEDLRGLRVTNRAAFHLIIGAAGTAVLAWLTGGTGYWWAPAGAVAVAAYINVANFMDGINGISGLHGAVVGAAYAIAGALTQTPWLVVVGVVIAAGFIGFLPWNLSGKPVFLGDVGSYLLGSSIAITAVAAFLAGVPVEYLFAPVLIYLADTFVTLIRRMAAGERWYVAHRQHAYQRVVIVGLSHLQASSMVTVATILTSALGIFAVANGPTGLLISAILCVLVVLLYLRTPTIFQRLIRHRKARSTAATQ from the coding sequence ATGCTCTGGCTCACCATCATTCTGTGTGCCGTTGTTGCTCTGGTCGCGAGCCTTTTATTTCCTTTCGTGTTCAAGCCTTGGTTGCAGCGGCTCGCCGTCGTTGATATGCCCTCCGAACGCTCTTCGCATTCGGTGCCAACAATCCGCGGCATGGGAATCTCAGTTCTTGCCGCGGTGTCTTTGGCATTGCTGGTTTCGCTTTTCACGCCGCTCAGCGCCAACCACAAAGCGATTATCTTGACCATCTTGATCGTGGTCTTGGCCGCATCAATTGTCGGCTGGGCTGAGGACCTTCGGGGCTTGCGCGTGACAAATCGTGCTGCGTTTCATCTGATTATTGGTGCAGCTGGCACTGCAGTCTTGGCGTGGCTCACTGGTGGCACCGGCTATTGGTGGGCGCCCGCTGGCGCAGTAGCCGTGGCTGCCTACATCAACGTGGCCAATTTCATGGATGGAATCAATGGGATATCCGGTCTTCATGGCGCGGTAGTGGGTGCCGCGTATGCGATTGCTGGTGCACTGACCCAAACGCCATGGCTAGTGGTAGTTGGCGTAGTGATTGCAGCAGGGTTTATCGGATTTCTACCGTGGAATTTAAGCGGAAAACCAGTATTCCTTGGCGATGTGGGCTCTTATCTGCTCGGATCCTCAATCGCGATTACTGCCGTGGCAGCGTTTTTGGCCGGCGTGCCGGTCGAGTATCTTTTCGCTCCGGTACTGATCTATTTAGCCGACACATTTGTCACCCTGATTCGCCGAATGGCAGCCGGCGAGCGTTGGTACGTGGCACATCGTCAGCATGCCTATCAACGAGTGGTCATTGTGGGGTTGAGCCATCTGCAAGCATCCAGCATGGTTACGGTTGCGACGATCCTCACGAGTGCACTGGGAATTTTTGCCGTAGCAAATGGCCCCACCGGGCTCTTGATTTCTGCGATTCTTTGTGTGCTGGTGGTCCTGCTGTATTTGCGCACGCCAACAATATTTCAGCGCCTGATTAGACATCGAAAGGCGCGCAGCACAGCAGCGACACAGTAG
- a CDS encoding polysaccharide biosynthesis protein, which produces MWLWSQYFLDAFSWIVAILLALLLRYELDVNRISWLAALSVMGVAVLTQVIAGYSFSLYRGRYSFGSFQEARLLVIVTLIVAVTTSLYLFIFINQTGIGRSVGAIAFPFACMFMAAIRYLKRLYVEGKPRPGEQAQRTLVYGAGFLGNSLVNRMLQDTQSPFFPVGLVDDDPAKKHLHLSSVSVLGRGDDLAEIAKRTHAEILVLAFAKVESAKVREISEMVAGLRLRVLVLPPLQKMLDGGISDFREIAVEDLIGRRPVDIQVEKIAGYVTGKRVLVTGAGGSIGSELCRQLVGFDPSELMMLDRDESGLQATQLSISGHGLLNGRDTILADIRDENAIREIFLDRRPEVVFHASALKHAPLLQQYPQEAWKTNVVGTLNVLQAARDADVQTLVNISTDKAANPTTALGHSKRVAEKLTAWMAQQTGKTYVSVRFGNVIGSRGSMLPLFSEQIRTGGPLTVTHPDVTRFFMTIPEACQLVIQAGAIGTGGEVLLLDIGEPVRILDVAKQMIAMSGKDIEIVFTGLRPSEKLHEVLVGYDEVGARPLHPKISHTRAKPLNPQLMDYASWLLRSQEEAGEPAFELEGDVEPFGSMSKGA; this is translated from the coding sequence ATGTGGCTTTGGTCCCAATATTTCCTCGACGCTTTCAGCTGGATCGTGGCGATCTTGCTGGCGCTGCTTTTGCGTTACGAGCTCGATGTCAATCGGATCTCTTGGCTTGCGGCCTTGAGCGTCATGGGTGTAGCAGTGCTAACTCAGGTGATTGCCGGATATTCGTTCTCTCTGTACCGGGGCAGATATAGTTTCGGCTCTTTTCAAGAGGCCAGACTATTAGTCATTGTCACGTTGATTGTGGCGGTTACTACTTCGCTCTATCTGTTCATCTTCATCAACCAAACGGGCATAGGCCGTAGCGTCGGCGCAATCGCCTTCCCGTTCGCCTGCATGTTTATGGCGGCCATTCGTTATCTCAAACGGCTATACGTTGAAGGCAAACCCCGTCCTGGTGAGCAAGCACAACGCACGCTGGTCTATGGTGCGGGTTTCTTGGGAAATTCGTTGGTCAACCGGATGTTACAGGATACACAGTCACCGTTTTTCCCCGTGGGGTTGGTTGATGACGATCCAGCAAAAAAACATCTACATCTTTCTTCAGTTTCGGTTTTAGGCCGCGGTGACGACCTTGCCGAAATTGCCAAGCGTACGCACGCGGAAATTTTAGTCTTGGCCTTCGCCAAGGTGGAATCCGCTAAAGTCCGGGAGATTTCCGAAATGGTGGCGGGGCTTCGTCTTCGGGTGCTGGTGCTACCCCCGTTGCAGAAGATGCTTGACGGCGGTATTTCTGACTTTCGTGAGATTGCTGTTGAAGACCTTATTGGCAGACGCCCGGTCGACATTCAGGTAGAGAAAATTGCCGGCTATGTTACCGGTAAGCGAGTTTTGGTCACCGGGGCGGGCGGATCCATTGGCTCCGAGCTATGTCGACAGCTAGTTGGCTTTGATCCATCCGAGCTGATGATGCTGGATCGAGACGAATCTGGACTGCAAGCAACGCAGCTGAGTATTTCCGGTCACGGACTACTCAACGGAAGAGACACCATTCTCGCTGACATCCGGGATGAAAACGCGATACGAGAGATCTTTTTGGATCGCCGACCGGAAGTGGTTTTTCACGCCTCAGCGCTCAAGCACGCTCCCTTGTTGCAGCAGTATCCACAAGAGGCGTGGAAGACAAACGTTGTCGGAACATTGAATGTGTTGCAGGCGGCCAGAGACGCTGATGTGCAGACGTTAGTCAATATCTCCACCGATAAAGCCGCGAATCCTACAACGGCGTTGGGACATTCCAAACGAGTCGCGGAGAAACTAACGGCTTGGATGGCGCAGCAAACCGGAAAGACTTATGTCTCGGTGCGGTTTGGCAATGTCATTGGCAGCCGAGGTTCAATGCTTCCGCTGTTCAGCGAACAGATTCGTACTGGCGGCCCGCTAACGGTTACGCATCCGGATGTCACGAGGTTCTTTATGACTATCCCAGAAGCTTGCCAACTGGTCATCCAAGCTGGCGCAATTGGCACCGGTGGCGAAGTTTTGCTTTTGGACATTGGGGAGCCCGTTCGGATCCTGGATGTTGCGAAGCAGATGATCGCTATGTCTGGCAAAGACATTGAAATTGTCTTCACCGGTCTGCGCCCGTCGGAGAAACTTCACGAGGTCCTCGTCGGCTATGACGAAGTAGGCGCTCGCCCACTGCATCCCAAAATTTCGCACACCAGGGCAAAACCGCTGAATCCGCAGCTAATGGATTACGCGTCCTGGCTGCTTCGTTCTCAGGAAGAAGCTGGCGAACCGGCATTTGAATTAGAAGGCGACGTCGAACCTTTCGGCTCGATGTCCAAGGGGGCCTGA
- the prmC gene encoding peptide chain release factor N(5)-glutamine methyltransferase: MNNAEGLAEALQLATAKLTASGVPSPKVDAEILAAHLSGKTLGEIRAAVLLNAPVPAGFAELVAERAQRIPLQHLTGVAYFRHLELAVGPGVFIPRPESEGVAQLAINFLAAQVELTAPVVVDLGTGSGALAAAIASEVPGSRVFAVELSDLAHDWAARNLARYGAQVELRLGDLRSAFEDLDGLADVVLSNPPYIPDEAVPNEPEVAEHDPEIALYGGWADGLELPRAALASAVRLLKPGGLFVMEHAEVQAATMVRLFENAGFGYVEGHLDLTGKERATSGRLASNARPTHPTDERMG, encoded by the coding sequence ATGAACAACGCCGAAGGCCTAGCAGAGGCCTTGCAACTTGCCACGGCCAAGCTTACGGCATCTGGGGTTCCCTCACCAAAAGTTGATGCTGAAATCCTCGCCGCGCATTTGAGCGGTAAGACTTTGGGCGAAATTCGTGCAGCTGTGCTGTTAAATGCGCCAGTTCCAGCTGGATTTGCTGAACTTGTTGCAGAGCGGGCGCAACGAATTCCGCTGCAACATCTCACCGGAGTGGCGTACTTTCGCCATCTGGAACTTGCTGTCGGGCCAGGTGTATTTATCCCGCGACCTGAATCCGAGGGGGTGGCTCAGCTGGCCATTAACTTCCTTGCGGCCCAGGTCGAGTTGACCGCACCAGTGGTAGTCGATCTGGGCACCGGCTCTGGTGCACTTGCCGCGGCAATTGCCTCGGAGGTCCCGGGATCTCGGGTATTCGCCGTCGAACTTTCAGATTTGGCGCATGATTGGGCAGCCCGGAACTTGGCCCGTTATGGTGCTCAGGTTGAGCTACGGTTGGGTGACTTGCGCTCGGCCTTTGAAGATCTCGATGGTTTAGCTGATGTGGTCTTGAGTAACCCGCCGTACATTCCGGATGAAGCAGTTCCCAACGAACCAGAAGTTGCTGAACACGACCCAGAAATTGCGCTGTACGGTGGCTGGGCCGACGGGCTAGAGCTGCCCCGAGCGGCACTTGCGAGTGCCGTGCGATTGCTCAAGCCCGGTGGTCTTTTTGTCATGGAGCACGCAGAAGTTCAAGCAGCAACCATGGTGCGGCTGTTTGAGAATGCTGGGTTTGGCTATGTTGAAGGACATCTCGATTTGACTGGCAAGGAGCGTGCAACAAGTGGACGCTTGGCGTCCAATGCACGTCCAACGCACCCGACTGATGAAAGAATGGGCTAG
- the prfA gene encoding peptide chain release factor 1: protein MFESIQGLLDEHADLQIRLSDPAVHADQSLARKLGRRYAELSTIVEGYHQVQQLSDDLAAAKEMASEDSEFAAEVPVLEEQLAHAQEKLRRLLIPRDPDDGRDVILEVKAGEGGDESALFAADLVRMYSRYAESKGWKIEVISATESDLGGYKDIQIAVKGRSNDPAEGVFAALKFEGGVHRVQRVPVTESQGRIHTSAAGVLVFPEVDEPEEVEISQNDLKIDVYRSSGPGGQSVNTTDSAVRITHFPTGIVVAMQNEKSQLQNREAGMRVLRARILAHQQELIDAENSAVRKSQIRTMDRSERIRTYNFPENRIADHRTGYKSYNLDAVMNGDLGPVIQSAIEMDEQSRLDALSGSSE from the coding sequence ATGTTCGAGTCAATTCAAGGTCTGCTAGATGAGCACGCCGATTTGCAGATCCGTTTAAGTGATCCCGCAGTTCACGCAGACCAGTCATTGGCGCGAAAACTCGGCCGCCGTTACGCGGAGCTGAGCACCATCGTTGAGGGTTACCACCAGGTTCAACAGCTTTCGGATGATCTCGCGGCAGCAAAGGAAATGGCTTCCGAGGATTCGGAGTTTGCCGCTGAGGTTCCAGTTCTCGAAGAGCAGTTGGCGCACGCCCAAGAAAAGCTTCGTCGATTGCTGATTCCTAGAGATCCCGACGACGGCCGCGACGTTATCTTGGAAGTCAAAGCAGGTGAAGGCGGAGATGAATCGGCTTTGTTTGCCGCTGACCTGGTTCGGATGTACTCCCGATACGCCGAGTCAAAGGGTTGGAAGATTGAGGTCATTTCAGCCACCGAATCTGATCTTGGCGGGTATAAAGATATTCAAATTGCGGTCAAAGGACGTTCCAACGACCCAGCCGAAGGCGTCTTCGCAGCACTCAAATTTGAAGGTGGCGTGCACAGAGTGCAACGCGTGCCGGTCACCGAATCGCAGGGCCGCATTCACACCTCGGCAGCCGGCGTATTGGTTTTCCCCGAAGTTGATGAGCCTGAAGAAGTCGAAATTAGTCAGAACGACTTGAAAATTGACGTCTATCGTTCTTCCGGGCCTGGTGGCCAGTCGGTTAATACCACCGACTCCGCAGTTCGGATTACGCACTTTCCTACTGGGATTGTCGTCGCGATGCAGAATGAGAAATCACAGCTACAGAACCGTGAAGCTGGCATGCGGGTGCTTCGAGCTCGAATTCTCGCGCACCAACAAGAGCTGATTGACGCGGAAAACTCTGCTGTGCGGAAATCGCAGATTCGGACCATGGATCGCTCCGAGCGGATTCGTACCTACAACTTCCCGGAAAACCGCATTGCGGATCACCGGACTGGCTATAAGTCCTACAATCTAGATGCTGTGATGAACGGTGATTTGGGGCCGGTGATCCAATCAGCAATCGAAATGGACGAACAATCGCGCCTTGATGCACTTTCGGGTAGCTCTGAGTAG
- a CDS encoding AtpZ/AtpI family protein, with product MSKEKISAAEGGSDHIDGNSTSSAGMAVFSYIFGGIVVWSLIGWGLENLFKTQWLVLIGALFGAAGGMYLSFAPRFRRGHVSDDASATKGSASKTTDQN from the coding sequence ATGTCTAAAGAAAAAATCTCCGCGGCCGAAGGTGGCAGCGATCATATCGACGGTAACTCAACTTCGAGTGCCGGAATGGCTGTATTCAGCTACATTTTTGGCGGAATCGTCGTATGGAGTTTGATAGGGTGGGGGCTGGAAAATTTGTTCAAAACCCAATGGCTCGTACTGATTGGTGCGCTTTTTGGCGCAGCCGGAGGAATGTACCTATCCTTTGCGCCAAGATTTCGACGGGGGCACGTCAGCGACGACGCGTCCGCGACCAAGGGTTCTGCCAGCAAAACAACGGATCAAAACTGA
- a CDS encoding NAD-dependent epimerase/dehydratase family protein — protein sequence MKVLVTGASGFVGQTLVSVLRNQGNQLRYTVRSEAQAKFGAEHVVVPDFRDFNAWPELLDGIDAVIHLAARVHQMNDDSADPLNSFRATNTAPTLALAQAAHDAGVSRFIFLSSIKVNGEKTTADPFSISSMPYPVDPYAMSKYEAEEGLAKIAADGAMSLVAVRSPMVYGPAGKGNVERLAGLARRGLPVPFGAIHNRRTMISVQNLSDLLAYLVQKPADSRELGLVLAGDAQSSSTAELYRELATSLGAPARILSVPVSMLRFAGRLLGKSAEINRLTESLEISVGSTESGFDWQPPLTFSDGIALMKG from the coding sequence GTGAAGGTCTTGGTTACCGGTGCCAGCGGATTTGTTGGCCAAACGTTAGTTTCAGTCCTACGAAATCAGGGCAATCAGCTCAGGTACACGGTCCGAAGCGAGGCACAAGCGAAATTCGGTGCCGAGCACGTTGTGGTGCCTGATTTCAGGGACTTCAATGCGTGGCCAGAGTTGCTAGATGGAATCGACGCAGTCATTCATCTAGCGGCACGCGTACACCAAATGAATGACGATTCGGCTGATCCGCTCAACAGCTTCAGAGCAACCAACACGGCTCCCACTTTGGCCCTTGCACAGGCAGCTCATGACGCTGGCGTGTCGCGCTTTATTTTCCTGAGTTCCATCAAGGTCAACGGCGAAAAAACCACTGCTGACCCTTTCAGCATTTCATCGATGCCTTACCCAGTTGACCCCTATGCGATGTCGAAATACGAAGCGGAAGAAGGATTGGCAAAAATTGCCGCCGACGGCGCAATGAGCCTGGTCGCGGTCCGTTCGCCGATGGTCTACGGCCCGGCGGGGAAAGGCAATGTCGAGCGATTGGCTGGTCTAGCTCGCCGAGGCCTTCCCGTGCCGTTTGGTGCAATCCACAATCGCCGCACGATGATTTCGGTGCAGAATCTTAGCGACTTGTTAGCATATCTCGTACAAAAGCCAGCAGACAGTCGAGAGCTCGGATTGGTCTTGGCAGGAGATGCGCAGAGTTCATCTACCGCCGAGCTCTACCGCGAACTGGCAACTTCTTTAGGCGCACCTGCGAGGATTCTCTCAGTCCCCGTTTCGATGTTACGTTTTGCCGGCCGCCTGCTAGGAAAATCTGCAGAAATCAATCGCCTCACGGAGTCCCTGGAAATCTCCGTCGGCAGCACCGAATCCGGGTTCGACTGGCAGCCCCCGCTAACCTTCAGCGATGGAATTGCCTTGATGAAAGGTTAG
- a CDS encoding F0F1 ATP synthase subunit B, which produces MSNAEIFAASGEGVNPIVPNIWDTALVLIGFAILLFIVIKFVVPMFEKTFAERTEAIEGGIAKAEEAQAEATAALEEYKQQLAEARAEANKIREDARAEGAQILADLKEKAASESARITEQAQVAIAAERQAAVVSLRSEVGSLATTLAGRIVGESLQDDARSNRVVDRFLADLEANSKSEGAAK; this is translated from the coding sequence TTGAGCAACGCTGAAATTTTCGCCGCAAGCGGCGAGGGTGTGAACCCGATCGTCCCGAATATCTGGGATACCGCGTTGGTTCTCATTGGCTTCGCGATCCTGCTCTTCATCGTCATCAAGTTTGTGGTGCCGATGTTCGAGAAGACCTTCGCGGAGCGCACTGAAGCTATCGAAGGCGGCATCGCCAAGGCGGAAGAAGCACAGGCCGAAGCCACTGCAGCACTCGAAGAGTACAAGCAGCAGCTGGCCGAAGCTCGCGCTGAAGCCAATAAGATCCGCGAAGACGCTCGTGCCGAAGGTGCGCAGATCCTTGCAGACCTGAAGGAAAAGGCTGCCTCCGAATCCGCTCGAATCACTGAGCAGGCTCAGGTGGCAATTGCCGCTGAACGCCAAGCCGCAGTGGTTTCGCTGCGTTCGGAAGTTGGCTCGCTGGCTACCACCCTTGCTGGTCGCATCGTCGGTGAATCATTGCAAGACGACGCTCGTTCTAACCGTGTCGTCGACCGTTTCTTGGCGGACCTTGAGGCGAATAGCAAGAGCGAAGGCGCGGCCAAGTAA
- a CDS encoding ATP synthase F0 subunit C → MTGSLNMIGYGLSAIGGGIGVGLVFAAYINGVARQPEAQRVLQPLAFLGLAFTEALAILGLVFAFVL, encoded by the coding sequence ATGACTGGCTCTCTCAACATGATCGGTTACGGCCTCTCCGCAATCGGTGGTGGTATCGGTGTTGGACTGGTCTTCGCCGCGTACATCAACGGCGTTGCTCGTCAGCCCGAAGCGCAGCGCGTGCTCCAGCCGCTGGCCTTCCTTGGTTTGGCATTCACCGAAGCGCTCGCGATCCTCGGTTTGGTCTTCGCCTTCGTTCTCTAA
- a CDS encoding L-threonylcarbamoyladenylate synthase has product MSTIVYDCTVESQRAEGMAHAKKAIAQKQTIVMPTDTVYGIAADAFSPVAVATLLAAKGRGRSMPPPVLIQRVQTMDGLAVDISEEARKLAEAFWPGGLTLIFHAQPSLDWDLGDSFGTVALRMPDDKLVLDLLTLTGPLAVSSANRTGQPTARTVAQAREQLGEVVEVYLGEGERPLDGAEVQPSTIVDATGDRLRVVRPGVITIDQLRGVVPSVLDFGEVPVAEEVVTVDEIPAAVEVPGTEEIPTAPQHVDGAQEAVGDDKR; this is encoded by the coding sequence GTGAGCACGATTGTCTATGACTGCACTGTAGAGTCCCAACGCGCAGAAGGCATGGCGCACGCCAAAAAAGCCATCGCACAAAAGCAAACTATCGTTATGCCTACCGATACCGTGTATGGCATTGCCGCTGATGCATTTTCACCGGTTGCGGTGGCAACATTGCTTGCCGCGAAAGGACGCGGCCGATCGATGCCGCCGCCCGTTTTGATCCAAAGAGTTCAGACGATGGACGGCTTGGCTGTTGATATCAGCGAGGAAGCCCGCAAACTTGCTGAAGCTTTCTGGCCCGGCGGACTGACGCTAATTTTTCATGCTCAGCCTTCGCTAGATTGGGATCTTGGTGACTCATTTGGCACGGTTGCGCTCCGAATGCCGGATGACAAATTGGTGCTGGATCTTTTGACGCTTACCGGGCCACTCGCCGTGTCTTCGGCGAACCGCACCGGTCAACCGACGGCCCGAACCGTTGCCCAAGCCAGGGAACAACTTGGCGAAGTTGTCGAAGTCTATTTGGGCGAAGGCGAACGGCCGCTAGACGGTGCAGAGGTGCAGCCTTCAACAATCGTCGACGCTACCGGGGACCGGCTCCGGGTCGTTCGACCGGGAGTCATCACCATCGATCAGCTCCGTGGAGTGGTGCCGTCGGTCCTTGATTTTGGTGAGGTTCCGGTTGCCGAAGAGGTCGTTACAGTTGATGAAATCCCTGCCGCCGTTGAAGTCCCCGGGACCGAAGAGATTCCGACAGCTCCGCAGCACGTTGACGGCGCGCAGGAAGCCGTTGGAGACGACAAACGATGA
- a CDS encoding glycosyltransferase, with amino-acid sequence MTAEFPVRVVAVLVSYNRRELLGKAIEALCAGERTPDALVVVDNGSTDGAADDLRALKLPFDYELVALESNTGGAGGFAVGMAHALANHNPELVWIMDDDTEPHQDTLSEAVKLWSAYPSNAKPALIASRVLWTDGRDHPMNTPRTKVGARPAEMDRARRNSARPVRSASFVSLFIDAQAIRDNGLPIIDYFLWNDDFEFSTRLARRRFALASETSAVSHHTKVFDSNTVDVGERFFFEVRNKIWLFTRSPALSGREKLLYGASSLRRWTLMIGRSSSRSVVLKAGLRGLSEGLRKAPRSNEQALQGIHQLPDWKLGGQAQSSSNEDFSVLLPVYAGDDAELFRRAVESVSSAQSRLPQEVVIVRDGPVPAAIESFLLECEQKPDGLVRVVRLPQSVGLAGALDVGLLECRNDIVARMDADDISLPQRFERQVQYLEAGYDIVGSAIEEIGDDDSQPLAYRPVVTDQAALAANSGFRSPFHHPSVVYRKSAVLAVGGYGDMHLIEDFWLWMRLLHSSSKAVNLPEALVRYRVSAGAYQRRGGLKLLKAEFALQGRMICSGYISPLQWLRNVLIRCGYRLIPTGIRCTGYRAAFTKNS; translated from the coding sequence ATGACGGCTGAGTTTCCGGTTCGAGTTGTAGCTGTGCTGGTTAGCTACAACCGCAGGGAGCTTCTTGGAAAGGCCATTGAGGCTTTGTGCGCGGGGGAGCGCACACCGGATGCTCTGGTAGTGGTTGACAACGGCTCGACCGATGGCGCAGCTGACGATTTGCGAGCGCTCAAACTGCCGTTCGATTACGAACTTGTCGCTTTGGAAAGCAATACCGGCGGGGCTGGTGGATTCGCCGTCGGAATGGCCCATGCTTTGGCAAACCACAATCCTGAGCTGGTTTGGATCATGGACGATGATACTGAGCCGCACCAAGACACGCTCAGTGAGGCTGTGAAATTGTGGTCTGCTTATCCGAGTAATGCTAAGCCGGCTCTCATTGCGAGCAGAGTGTTATGGACTGATGGTCGCGATCATCCGATGAACACGCCACGGACTAAGGTTGGCGCCCGACCCGCAGAGATGGACCGTGCCCGCCGAAATTCAGCGCGACCAGTACGTTCAGCCTCGTTCGTCTCACTTTTTATTGATGCGCAAGCAATTCGAGACAACGGCCTGCCGATCATTGACTATTTTCTTTGGAACGACGATTTTGAGTTCAGTACCAGGCTCGCGCGACGCCGTTTTGCCTTAGCTAGCGAGACCTCGGCGGTAAGTCACCACACCAAGGTTTTTGACTCAAATACCGTTGACGTTGGCGAACGGTTCTTCTTCGAAGTTCGGAACAAGATTTGGCTTTTCACCCGGTCACCAGCACTGAGCGGCCGGGAAAAGTTACTTTATGGGGCTTCGTCGCTTCGACGCTGGACGCTCATGATTGGCCGAAGTTCGAGCCGCAGCGTTGTGCTTAAAGCGGGATTGCGCGGACTCAGCGAAGGCTTAAGGAAGGCTCCGCGCAGTAACGAACAAGCACTTCAGGGGATCCATCAGTTGCCTGATTGGAAACTTGGCGGACAAGCGCAATCTAGTAGCAATGAAGATTTTTCCGTTTTGCTCCCGGTTTATGCTGGCGATGATGCGGAGCTATTTCGCCGGGCAGTTGAATCTGTCAGTTCAGCACAGAGCCGTTTGCCGCAAGAAGTGGTAATTGTGCGCGATGGTCCAGTGCCAGCCGCAATTGAAAGCTTCCTGCTGGAGTGCGAACAAAAGCCCGATGGCCTAGTACGCGTTGTACGACTTCCGCAATCAGTGGGCCTAGCTGGCGCGCTTGATGTGGGGCTGCTTGAGTGCCGTAACGACATCGTGGCCAGAATGGATGCCGACGATATTTCATTGCCACAACGTTTTGAACGTCAAGTGCAGTATCTGGAAGCAGGTTATGACATTGTCGGCTCCGCTATCGAAGAAATTGGCGACGACGATTCGCAGCCACTTGCTTACCGACCGGTAGTTACCGATCAAGCTGCGCTTGCGGCAAATTCAGGCTTCCGCAGCCCTTTTCATCATCCCTCTGTTGTTTACCGAAAGAGTGCTGTGCTCGCAGTCGGCGGCTACGGAGATATGCACCTTATTGAGGATTTTTGGCTTTGGATGAGGCTGCTTCATTCGAGCAGCAAAGCGGTAAACCTGCCAGAAGCCTTGGTCCGTTACCGAGTGAGTGCCGGGGCCTATCAGCGTCGTGGCGGCCTGAAACTGCTCAAAGCCGAGTTTGCGCTGCAGGGCAGAATGATTTGTTCTGGCTATATTTCGCCCTTGCAATGGCTGCGAAATGTGTTGATTCGTTGCGGTTATCGACTGATCCCGACCGGCATTCGATGCACTGGGTACCGGGCTGCATTCACCAAGAACAGCTAA
- the atpB gene encoding F0F1 ATP synthase subunit A produces the protein MNALMLPAEGSSDGGFNPPGIGDAGLPGAWFAWDGITEYHVLVVLSVVLIAVFFVLAARKGKMVPGRFQFAGEIAYGFVRNSIGKDIIGNRDFIKFVPVLFTLFFFILVNNIFGAIPLLEIPTFSHVGGAYALAGVVYFTWIILGVKRNGWKYFKLSVVPTGVPWYLLFMVIPIEIISNYLVRPATHSLRLFATMLAGHMIVLMAGYGTEFLLEQENFLVKGASILIVVGFIAMYMLEMLIMVLQAYVFTLLTATYIEGSLHADSH, from the coding sequence TTGAACGCGCTTATGCTCCCCGCCGAAGGCTCGTCGGATGGCGGCTTTAACCCGCCAGGAATCGGTGACGCTGGCTTGCCAGGCGCCTGGTTCGCCTGGGACGGAATCACCGAATATCACGTACTCGTGGTGCTCTCGGTTGTATTGATTGCGGTGTTCTTTGTCTTGGCTGCTCGCAAAGGCAAAATGGTGCCCGGTCGATTCCAATTCGCCGGCGAGATCGCTTACGGCTTTGTCCGTAACTCGATCGGTAAAGACATTATCGGCAACAGGGATTTCATCAAGTTTGTCCCGGTGCTGTTCACTTTGTTCTTCTTTATCTTGGTGAACAACATCTTCGGAGCCATTCCGTTGCTGGAAATTCCAACATTTTCGCACGTTGGCGGTGCTTATGCTTTGGCCGGCGTCGTCTACTTCACCTGGATTATTCTCGGCGTGAAGCGCAACGGCTGGAAGTACTTCAAACTTTCAGTAGTACCTACTGGCGTGCCGTGGTACTTGCTTTTCATGGTGATCCCGATTGAGATCATCTCTAACTATTTGGTTCGGCCTGCAACGCACTCTTTGCGTTTGTTTGCAACGATGCTTGCTGGGCACATGATTGTTTTGATGGCTGGCTATGGCACCGAGTTCTTGCTGGAACAGGAAAACTTCCTCGTAAAAGGCGCCTCGATTCTGATTGTGGTCGGCTTCATCGCCATGTACATGCTCGAGATGCTGATCATGGTGTTGCAGGCTTATGTCTTCACGCTTTTGACTGCAACTTATATTGAAGGTTCGCTGCACGCGGACTCGCACTAA